Proteins encoded together in one Heliomicrobium gestii window:
- a CDS encoding DEAD/DEAH box helicase, with the protein MTIALGRITCLSQLEFEPLPHQIDAAWRALYPMGGRAILADEVGLGKTIEAGLFLKELQQRGQLNKTLILTPKNLTGQWASEMRNKFGFPCWVNKREYGWHWHPFVVTSIDLAKRSPHADIIREIPYDAVIIDEAHRLKNPRSGNYQFARTLTAKNLLLLTATPVQNDLKELFHLVDLLRPGYFGSYADFQSAFLKGKREPKDAKELQDILSGVLIRHHREQCAIKMPKRHVHLLPIDLSEPERELYNAVIQYLRGEFRRRKESRKSTLGLLILLREICSSSFAALGTIETMGLEELVPLARKIRQNAKGHVVTEFLKQNREKVVIFTEYVQTMDYLALHLQAAGIPVLVYHGGLGRWTRAMTQHQFQKSDVPVLISTESGGEGINLQFCSQVINYDLPWNPMRVEQRIGRVHRLGQSRDVHVYNLSTRGTIEERMLRLLSEKIEMFAQTIGPIERILYSQKVEGNLEKHALEYLLDLQEEINREQEKTPLTASVPQEFQAVPAPLFFF; encoded by the coding sequence ATGACGATCGCATTGGGACGGATCACCTGTCTCAGCCAGCTGGAATTTGAGCCTCTCCCCCACCAGATCGACGCCGCCTGGCGGGCCCTCTACCCCATGGGCGGACGGGCGATCCTGGCCGATGAAGTGGGCCTGGGCAAAACGATCGAAGCAGGCCTCTTCCTAAAAGAACTGCAACAGCGGGGGCAGTTGAACAAAACGCTCATCCTCACCCCCAAAAACCTGACCGGTCAATGGGCCAGCGAGATGCGCAACAAATTCGGCTTCCCCTGCTGGGTCAACAAACGGGAGTACGGCTGGCACTGGCATCCCTTTGTTGTCACATCCATCGATCTAGCCAAGCGTTCCCCCCACGCCGACATCATCCGTGAAATCCCCTATGACGCCGTCATTATCGACGAGGCCCACCGGTTGAAAAACCCACGCTCCGGCAACTACCAGTTTGCCCGCACCTTAACCGCCAAAAACCTGCTGTTGCTGACGGCGACACCGGTGCAAAACGACCTGAAGGAACTCTTCCATCTGGTCGACCTGTTGCGGCCCGGCTATTTCGGCAGCTACGCCGACTTCCAATCGGCCTTCCTGAAGGGCAAGCGAGAACCGAAAGACGCCAAAGAACTGCAGGACATCCTCTCAGGCGTTCTTATCCGCCACCACCGGGAACAATGCGCCATCAAGATGCCCAAACGGCATGTTCACCTGCTCCCCATCGACCTCAGCGAGCCTGAGCGCGAGCTCTACAACGCTGTCATCCAGTACCTGCGCGGTGAATTCCGCCGCCGCAAGGAGAGCCGCAAGAGCACCCTCGGCCTGCTCATCCTGCTCCGCGAGATCTGTTCCAGTTCCTTCGCCGCCCTCGGCACCATCGAGACGATGGGCCTGGAGGAACTGGTGCCTCTCGCCCGCAAGATCCGCCAAAACGCCAAGGGCCATGTGGTCACCGAATTCCTCAAACAAAATCGCGAAAAAGTGGTCATCTTCACCGAATACGTTCAGACCATGGACTACCTGGCCCTTCACCTGCAAGCCGCCGGCATTCCTGTCCTCGTCTACCATGGCGGGCTGGGCCGTTGGACCCGGGCCATGACCCAACACCAGTTTCAAAAAAGCGACGTGCCCGTGCTGATCTCGACCGAGTCAGGCGGCGAGGGCATCAACCTGCAGTTCTGCAGCCAGGTGATCAACTATGACCTACCCTGGAACCCTATGCGGGTGGAACAGCGCATCGGCCGTGTTCACCGCCTCGGTCAAAGCCGCGATGTTCACGTCTACAACCTGAGCACGCGGGGAACCATCGAAGAACGAATGCTGCGGCTGCTCTCCGAAAAGATTGAGATGTTCGCTCAAACGATCGGCCCCATCGAACGGATCCTTTACAGCCAAAAGGTCGAGGGGAATTTGGAAAAACACGCCCTCGAATACCTGCTTGATCTACAAGAGGAGATCAATCGCGAACAAGAAAAGACGCCCCTGACCGCCTCGGTTCCCCAGGAGTTCCAGGCAGTCCCGGCGCCGTTGTTCTTCTTTTAA
- a CDS encoding glycosyltransferase family 2 protein: MLLPAYNEAVALPKLLEKFLLLQARYPKLQIVVVDDGSSDETATVAEGFADRMAVTVVRHGKNRGLGCAMKTGLRWVCEHGADGDVVVTMDADDTHDPNHIPSMLDKLDRGADVVIASRYQEGGEQVGLSPLRRVLSWGASTLLGWIFGIDGVRDYSSGYRAYRIGALRRAFDRFGEKFIEASGFQCMAEILLKMRTLNLRFGEVPLVLRYDRKAGQSKMPVLETVLQYFFLARKVSRLEILHEERLG; the protein is encoded by the coding sequence GTGTTGCTACCCGCTTATAATGAAGCTGTTGCGTTGCCGAAGTTGTTAGAAAAGTTCCTTCTTCTACAGGCGCGCTATCCCAAACTGCAGATCGTGGTTGTCGATGATGGTTCTTCCGATGAAACGGCAACCGTTGCCGAAGGGTTTGCCGATCGGATGGCGGTGACGGTTGTCCGCCATGGGAAAAACCGGGGCCTCGGTTGCGCCATGAAGACCGGTCTGCGCTGGGTCTGCGAACATGGCGCCGATGGCGATGTGGTCGTCACGATGGATGCCGACGATACCCATGATCCCAATCATATTCCGTCCATGTTGGACAAGCTGGACAGGGGCGCCGATGTGGTGATCGCTTCCCGATACCAGGAGGGGGGCGAACAGGTGGGTTTATCGCCGCTGCGCCGCGTCCTTTCCTGGGGCGCATCGACGCTGCTCGGTTGGATCTTCGGCATTGACGGCGTCCGCGATTATTCCTCGGGGTACCGGGCTTACCGCATCGGGGCGTTGCGTCGCGCCTTTGACCGCTTTGGCGAAAAATTTATCGAGGCCAGTGGCTTTCAATGCATGGCCGAGATATTATTAAAAATGAGAACGTTGAACCTGCGTTTTGGCGAGGTGCCCCTGGTGCTTCGCTATGACCGCAAAGCGGGGCAGAGCAAGATGCCCGTGTTGGAAACGGTGTTGCAGTATTTCTTCCTGGCCCGGAAAGTGTCGAGATTGGAGATTCTGCATGAAGAACGGCTTGGGTAG
- a CDS encoding DMT family transporter yields MKNGLGSGLYLILLSVFLGAVGQVLLKMGANRLDIRSGPLFEVLPQLILQMLKNPLILGGLLFFGVSSLIWIVSVSKVQLSMAYPLVSLGYVIVLFASWAFLGEAVNLIRVGGVLVICFGVVMVAQS; encoded by the coding sequence ATGAAGAACGGCTTGGGTAGCGGCCTTTATCTGATCCTTCTGTCGGTTTTTCTGGGGGCGGTCGGTCAGGTGCTTTTGAAAATGGGCGCCAACCGGCTCGATATCCGGAGCGGACCGCTCTTCGAGGTGTTGCCGCAGTTGATCCTGCAGATGCTGAAAAACCCCCTCATTTTGGGGGGGCTTTTGTTTTTCGGCGTCAGTTCGCTGATCTGGATCGTCTCGGTGTCGAAGGTTCAACTCAGTATGGCCTATCCGCTGGTCAGTCTGGGTTATGTGATTGTGCTTTTCGCTTCCTGGGCCTTCTTGGGGGAAGCGGTCAATCTGATTCGAGTCGGTGGGGTGCTGGTGATTTGTTTCGGCGTCGTCATGGTCGCGCAGAGTTGA
- a CDS encoding ArnT family glycosyltransferase, which produces MFRRRHGRAELNGIRRHAKWSFAFWALAAICLVGLLFRLKGIDSPFVDFHGWRQGDTAAVARYFYEREFNLLRPQLPYYGAPPNYAELEFSLVPAITAGLYYIFGETPWVARTVIILFSLWSLVSVYRIGAHFWGLWPGLVAALTMAVQPFYVYFSRSFQPDVPMIALTLAALADFLVWSREGSLFHARRGCLWLTLAVLVKPPAAIVYLPLFIWWWSAHRSGQKGSLSVGITYLLVPAAALLIYLRSIHGIAEHPFVSSIATSFTARLLQEGIPEEWYGDVGRGLFFFVCTPFFALPVLLGLLRGLFSQERLWIAAWAAGLAGFFLLVGNHVLNNLQYYFLPAVPLAALLVGLSAERLTARETVLFRRATAASMVLLVLVGGSFLLSATFQRLLPERWLRDQPWTYDSWYELDKGILTVSRALEQITPDDALVVIAEGSPRGLFNSHRFGWFIPPEDCTADYLAGVRAEGARYLVWPEEKAPTQFNGLAGEWHTEGFWLFDLEKLL; this is translated from the coding sequence TTGTTTCGGCGTCGTCATGGTCGCGCAGAGTTGAATGGGATCCGGCGGCACGCCAAGTGGAGTTTTGCCTTTTGGGCGCTGGCCGCAATCTGTCTGGTGGGGTTGTTGTTCCGGCTTAAGGGGATTGATTCGCCTTTTGTCGATTTTCACGGCTGGCGGCAGGGCGACACAGCCGCCGTGGCTCGCTACTTTTATGAGCGCGAGTTCAATCTCTTGCGGCCGCAGTTGCCCTATTACGGCGCGCCGCCGAATTATGCCGAACTGGAGTTTTCGCTGGTTCCTGCCATTACAGCGGGATTGTACTACATATTCGGAGAAACGCCCTGGGTGGCCCGCACGGTGATCATCCTGTTTTCCCTCTGGTCGCTCGTGTCGGTCTACCGGATCGGCGCGCATTTTTGGGGGCTCTGGCCTGGTTTGGTCGCCGCATTGACCATGGCTGTCCAGCCCTTCTACGTTTATTTCTCCCGTTCTTTTCAGCCCGATGTGCCCATGATCGCCTTGACGCTCGCGGCCCTCGCCGACTTCCTCGTCTGGTCCAGAGAGGGTTCGCTGTTCCATGCCCGGCGGGGGTGTCTCTGGCTGACGCTGGCCGTGCTCGTCAAACCGCCGGCAGCCATTGTCTATCTGCCCCTTTTCATCTGGTGGTGGTCGGCCCACCGTTCGGGACAAAAGGGAAGTCTTTCCGTGGGAATCACCTATCTGCTCGTGCCAGCGGCGGCCTTGCTGATCTATCTCCGGTCCATCCATGGGATCGCTGAGCACCCCTTTGTGTCCAGCATTGCCACCTCCTTTACCGCCCGGCTTTTGCAGGAGGGGATCCCGGAGGAGTGGTATGGCGATGTGGGACGAGGCCTCTTTTTCTTCGTCTGCACGCCTTTTTTCGCCTTGCCGGTTTTGTTGGGCCTGTTGCGCGGTCTCTTTTCGCAGGAGCGCCTCTGGATCGCTGCCTGGGCGGCTGGTTTGGCCGGCTTTTTCCTGCTGGTCGGCAACCATGTGCTGAATAATCTGCAGTACTATTTTCTGCCCGCCGTTCCGCTGGCGGCGTTGCTGGTGGGCCTTTCGGCGGAGCGGTTGACGGCGCGCGAGACCGTCCTGTTTCGCCGCGCCACCGCTGCAAGCATGGTCCTGCTCGTGTTGGTGGGGGGATCTTTTCTGCTCTCGGCCACGTTTCAGCGCTTGTTGCCGGAACGATGGCTGCGTGACCAGCCCTGGACCTATGACAGTTGGTATGAACTGGACAAGGGGATCCTTACGGTCAGCCGCGCGCTGGAACAGATCACGCCCGATGACGCGCTGGTGGTCATCGCCGAGGGCTCTCCTCGCGGCCTCTTTAACAGCCATCGCTTCGGTTGGTTTATTCCCCCCGAAGACTGCACCGCCGATTACCTGGCGGGGGTGCGGGCTGAAGGCGCCCGCTATCTCGTCTGGCCCGAGGAAAAAGCGCCAACCCAGTTCAATGGGTTGGCGGGGGAATGGCATACAGAGGGGTTTTGGCTCTTCGACCTGGAGAAGCTTCTTTAA
- a CDS encoding sulfite exporter TauE/SafE family protein, producing MEMITLSVIGFFSGILSGLAVGGGTLLVPALILLLDVPQHQAQALALTTFLPMSAVALATHFKNGNVRPKLAFLLALGAITGAIGGALLANYLPGALLRKIFGFFLVGMGGYELISRPKKK from the coding sequence ATGGAGATGATCACCCTATCGGTCATCGGCTTTTTCAGCGGCATCCTTAGCGGGCTCGCCGTCGGCGGCGGCACTCTCCTTGTGCCTGCCCTGATCCTCCTGCTGGATGTGCCGCAGCACCAAGCCCAGGCGCTGGCGCTGACCACCTTTTTACCCATGTCCGCCGTCGCCCTGGCTACCCACTTTAAAAACGGCAATGTGCGACCGAAGCTGGCCTTCCTGCTGGCCCTCGGGGCGATCACCGGCGCCATCGGCGGCGCCTTATTGGCCAACTACCTGCCGGGCGCGCTCTTGCGCAAGATTTTCGGCTTTTTCCTCGTCGGCATGGGCGGGTATGAACTGATCAGCCGACCCAAGAAAAAATAG
- a CDS encoding sulfite exporter TauE/SafE family protein — translation MFHLNNGRTNIILILSGLATGLINGLIGIGGGTIVIPSMVFLLGVAQHQAHGTSLAVILPTSVASAFVYWWKGHFSWSLFWPIVLTGIAGAYLGARLMNRLSPHRLRQLLGLVMIVAGARLLWR, via the coding sequence ATTTTTCACCTGAACAACGGGCGCACCAACATCATACTGATCCTCTCTGGACTGGCCACCGGTCTCATCAACGGCCTCATCGGCATCGGGGGCGGCACGATCGTCATCCCCTCGATGGTGTTCCTGCTCGGCGTCGCCCAGCACCAGGCCCATGGCACATCGTTGGCCGTGATCTTGCCGACCTCTGTCGCCAGCGCCTTTGTCTACTGGTGGAAAGGGCATTTCTCCTGGTCCCTCTTCTGGCCCATCGTGCTGACAGGGATCGCAGGCGCCTACCTTGGAGCGAGGCTGATGAACCGCCTCTCCCCCCACCGCTTGCGCCAACTGCTCGGACTCGTCATGATCGTGGCCGGAGCGCGACTGCTATGGAGATGA
- a CDS encoding ZIP family metal transporter, which translates to MVDHVPGLMLPILGVSLIAGLATTGGALCVLLLGSLGGRRLSGLLGFAAGVMLSVVAFDLLPSAWNWGGIGAVSGGFCLGALLIAACDFLLTQVTLSSKRGREAGPLRKMGYLIALGISLHDFPEGIAIAAGTAAESHLGWVVALAIGLHNIPEGIATAAPLRMSGMVPWKIIALTLVMAFFTPLGTLLGFGILAQSTQSIALLLALAGGAMAYLVWDELWPEASKRSPRWAWVGAIIGALGMAALSGMHH; encoded by the coding sequence ATGGTGGATCATGTTCCCGGTTTGATGCTTCCCATATTGGGCGTTAGCCTCATTGCCGGTTTGGCCACAACCGGCGGCGCTTTGTGCGTGCTGTTGCTCGGCTCGCTGGGCGGGCGAAGGCTGAGCGGTCTCCTTGGCTTCGCCGCTGGGGTGATGCTCAGTGTCGTCGCTTTCGATCTGCTCCCATCGGCCTGGAACTGGGGCGGGATCGGGGCGGTGAGCGGCGGCTTTTGTTTGGGCGCGCTGCTCATCGCTGCCTGTGACTTCCTGTTGACCCAGGTGACCCTTTCGTCAAAGCGGGGGAGAGAGGCCGGACCGTTGCGCAAGATGGGCTACCTCATTGCCCTGGGCATCTCGCTGCACGATTTTCCCGAGGGCATCGCCATCGCAGCCGGTACAGCGGCGGAGAGCCATCTCGGTTGGGTCGTGGCGCTGGCCATCGGTTTGCACAACATCCCGGAAGGGATCGCCACGGCGGCGCCGCTGCGCATGAGCGGGATGGTCCCGTGGAAGATCATCGCTCTCACGCTGGTCATGGCTTTTTTTACTCCTTTGGGCACCCTGCTGGGATTCGGCATCCTGGCGCAGTCGACACAATCGATCGCCCTGCTGCTCGCCTTGGCTGGGGGCGCTATGGCCTATCTCGTCTGGGACGAACTGTGGCCGGAAGCGAGCAAGCGATCGCCTCGATGGGCCTGGGTCGGGGCGATCATAGGCGCCCTGGGGATGGCGGCTCTTTCCGGAATGCATCATTAA
- a CDS encoding GerMN domain-containing protein, translated as MDRERSWSAGIILIVTALVIAFGLGGCSAVDRFISMKDDLKTKETGAAKTEQVVKTEQTTAQGQALPVESTARTESSPPGPEQSITLYFADAKGQNLVAEKRSIPKTGSVAKAAVTELLKGPNINSGALPTIPTGTRLLDINVSKDGLCTVNLSKEIQKNHQGGSAGETLTVYSLVNTLTQFQAIQKVQILVEGKKIETLAGHMDVSQAMARKNSMITGEGNGAQKAPDGAQKASGATNGGNSTEKKNN; from the coding sequence ATGGACAGGGAGCGCAGTTGGTCAGCCGGCATCATCTTGATCGTGACGGCCCTCGTCATCGCCTTCGGTTTAGGCGGTTGTTCGGCCGTCGATCGCTTTATCTCCATGAAGGACGATTTGAAAACCAAGGAGACGGGCGCTGCCAAAACCGAGCAGGTTGTCAAAACGGAACAGACGACTGCACAGGGACAAGCTCTGCCTGTTGAAAGCACGGCCAGGACGGAATCATCTCCTCCCGGGCCGGAGCAGTCGATCACACTCTATTTCGCCGATGCGAAAGGGCAGAACCTGGTCGCTGAAAAGCGGTCGATTCCCAAAACGGGAAGTGTCGCCAAAGCGGCAGTCACCGAGTTGCTCAAGGGACCCAACATCAACTCCGGCGCGCTGCCGACGATCCCGACGGGGACGCGGCTGCTCGACATCAATGTCAGCAAGGATGGGCTTTGCACGGTCAACCTGAGCAAGGAGATTCAAAAGAACCATCAGGGTGGCTCGGCCGGTGAAACCTTGACCGTATACTCTCTCGTCAACACACTGACACAGTTCCAGGCCATACAGAAGGTGCAGATCCTTGTGGAGGGGAAAAAGATTGAGACTTTGGCTGGTCATATGGACGTTTCTCAGGCGATGGCAAGGAAAAATTCGATGATCACCGGTGAAGGGAATGGAGCGCAGAAGGCGCCCGATGGCGCGCAAAAAGCCTCTGGCGCCACAAACGGAGGCAATTCGACGGAGAAGAAAAACAACTGA